A region of the Pseudomonas anguilliseptica genome:
GAACAAAGGCCGCACCGCGTTGGCAGAACAACTGCACAGCAAAGACTTTCTCTACAAAAGCTCGTTTATCGGCCGGCCACTGACCAGCCCCGCCTTTGCCCAGATGGTGCAGGACATCCGCCATGCCATGCCGGATCTGCAGGTGGTGATCGAGGAATGCATCGCCGAGGACAACAAGGTCGTTACCTGGAGCACCCTGATCGGCACCATCCAGAAACCCGCACTTGGCTATCCGCCCAGTGACAAAGTGTTGAGCATTTCGGCCATGGCCTTCTGGACCATTACCCCAAGCAATGAGATTCAGGAAATCTGCACCATGTTCGACATGGAAAGCTTCCGTTCGCAATTGGGTCTGGCCACTCAACCCTTTGCCGCCAAGGCATTACCCTGAACAAATAACCCCCAACAAAAAGCCCCCAATCGGGGGCTTTTTGTTTTCCGCGTTTTAGCGCGCTTGCTCATACAACGGCATGACCTTGGGGATTGCCGCCTGCAGAGAAGCGATTCGACTGCTCGACGAAGGGTGCGTACTCATAAATTCAGGCGGGGCACCTTCGCTGGCTGCGGCCATTTTCTGCCACAGGCTGACCGCGGCATTAGGGTTGTAACCTCCACGGGCTGCCAGCTCCAGGCCGATCAGGTCGGCCTCGTTCTCATTGCCACGACTGTTGGGCAGCATCATGCCGTACTGCACGGCCGCATCGGCCAGGGCCAAACTGTCGGAGCCTAGACCGAGCAAGGCACCCGCACCCTGTTTCGCCAGCTCGACACCATAGGCCTTGGACATCGCCTCACGGCTGTGCTCGCGCAGGGCGTGGGCCATTTCGTGGCCCATGATCGCGGCGATCTCATCGTCGGTGAGCTTGAGCTTCTCGATAATCCCGCTGTAGAAAATGATCTTGCCGCCTGGACCGCAGTTGGCGTTCAGCTCAGGGCTCTTGATCAGGTTGACCTCCCATTGCCACTGCGCCGCATCCGGACGGAACAACGGGGCATGCTTGATCAGGCGATTGGCAATGGTGCGCAGACGTTTGGCGTTATTGCTGGTTTTATCCAGCACGCCCTTGCTGGACGCCTCGCCGAGGGTCTGCTGGTAAGACTGCGCATACATCTGATTGACCTCTTGGGTCGAGAGCATGCTGAACATGTATTGCTTGCGCTCAACACCTACGGCACCGCCACTGGTGGTGTTCACAGCCTGGCAAGCCGTCAGCAGGCTGCAGAGCACCAGGTTGGCCAGACGAAATGGAGTATTCATGTCAGTTCTCCTTCACGACAGGGACCGTATGCTAGGCCGTGCACCAGGGCAACACAACCCGCACGACCTGCACTATGGCCCTCCAGGCTCTTTGCTAGATACAGCGGCGAACTAATGCTTTGAAGTTACGCTGCCGATAAGCCAGGGACAGGCGCAACTGACACGCTGAGGAGTCCCTATGCGATTCAAGTCGATCCAGTCCTCCGTAGCACTTATGGCAGGGGCCAGCATCCTGGCAGTCGTCGTCGCCCTGGTGCTCTATGCCCTATTCGCCGGAGCCCGCACCCAGACCCAGGTACAAGAGCGCACCCAGAGCCTGTTAGAGGGTGTGATCGACCAACGCCTCAACGCCCTGGCCAAAGCTCAGGTCGGCCAGCTGCAGCGCCAGTTTGAACACCCCATGACCGTCGCCAAATCCCTGGCCACCCTCAACAGCCAGATGGGCAGCACTGATGGAAGCCCCGGCATCAGCCTGACCCGCGAAGAGCTGAGCAATCTGGTCGGTGTGTACCTCAAGGCCAACCCGGAACTACTTGATCTCTACATCGGCTGGGAAGCCAACGCTTTCGATCAGGACGACGACCTCTACGTCAATCAGAAGGAAAGCGGCTACGACCACACTGGTCGCTTTATGCCGTGGTGGTATCGGGATGGCGACCAACTGAAGCTCGACGGCCTGACTGTGGAACAGATGGAAAGCGAGGAGGTTCAACCTACCGGCGTGCGCACAGGCGAGTACTACCTGTGCCCCAAGGAAACCGGCAAGCCTTGCGTGATTGACCCGGCCTCCTACGACTTTGGCGGCAAGCAGGTACTGGTCGCCGCCTTCAACGCGCCGATCATGGTCAATGGCCAGTTCCGCGGCATTGCCGGCAATGATCTGGCCTTGGACTTTATTCAAGAACTGCTCACAACCGCCAAAGCCGAGCTGTATGACGGCGCCGGGGAGCTGGCCCTGATTGCCTCCAACGGCACCCTGATCGCCGCAACCCAGGACGCAGCATTGATTGGCCAGCCGGCGAGCAAGGCCATTGATGCCGAGCTGCTGAGTCAGCTCAAGCAGAGCAGTAACGACCAGCCGATCAACAAACTCGACGAAGAACACCAACTCCTCCAACTGCTGCTGCCGCTCCAGGTTGCCGGTACTTCGACACGCTGGACCCTGGCCATCGTGCTGCCGACCAGTGCAGTATTCGCAGACCTGAATGCGCTGCAGGTCGGCCTTACTGAGCAAGCCGAGGCTGACACCCTCGGTATGGCTTTGGTGGGCCTGCTGGCGGCCGGCATTGGCATGCTGGTGATCTGGTTTGTCGGCTATGGCATCGCCCGCCCACTGCGGCAGATGGTGACCATGCTCGACGATATCGCCCAAGGCGACGGCGACTTGACCTGCCGCCTGGAAGTGAACCGCAGTGATGAACTGGGTGATATTGCCAAGGGTTTCAATACCTTCCTCGGCAAGCTGCAAAGCATGATTACTCAAGTAGTCAGCTCGGTACAGAAAGTCAGCGATTCCTCCGAACACACCGCCGACATTGCCATCCGCACCAACACGGGCGTACAGAAGCAGCTGGCGGAGATCGAACTGGTCGCAACCGCCGTGCATGAAATGACCGCCACCGCCCAGGACGTGGCGCGCAACGCCACCCATGCGGCCGAGGCAGCCAATCACGCGGACCGCGCCGCCAATCAGGGCAAGCAGACGGTGCAACACACTGCCGATGCAATCGCCGCCCTGGCGCAGGAAATCGGCCGTGCAGTCACTGTGGTGCAAACGCTGGCCCAGGACAGCGAGAACATCAACGCCATCCTGGTGGCCATTCGCGGGATTGCCGAGCAAACCAACCTGCTGGCACTCAACGCGGCCATCGAGGCGGCACGTGCCGGTGAACAGGGCCGTGGCTTTGCCGTGGTGGCCGATGAAGTGCGCAACCTGGCACAAAAGACCCAGAAGGCCACCGAAGAAATCCAGACCATGATCCAGCAACTGCAACAGGGTACCCGCGATGTGGTCACGGTCATGGAAGACAGCCAGAGCAAGACTGAAATCAGCGTGCAACAGGCCAGCCAGGCCGCCGAAGCGCTGGAATCGATCACCCAGGCGGTCTCGGTGATCAACGATATGAACACCCAGATCGCCAGCGCCGCCGAAGAACAGAGCGCGGTGGCCGAGGACATCAACCGCAACGTCACCAACATTGGTCAGGTGGCCAATGAAGTGGCCGGGGGGGGGG
Encoded here:
- a CDS encoding ketosteroid isomerase-related protein; the protein is MSLDDRKKLVRHHIDLSWNKGRTALAEQLHSKDFLYKSSFIGRPLTSPAFAQMVQDIRHAMPDLQVVIEECIAEDNKVVTWSTLIGTIQKPALGYPPSDKVLSISAMAFWTITPSNEIQEICTMFDMESFRSQLGLATQPFAAKALP
- a CDS encoding M48 family metallopeptidase, giving the protein MNTPFRLANLVLCSLLTACQAVNTTSGGAVGVERKQYMFSMLSTQEVNQMYAQSYQQTLGEASSKGVLDKTSNNAKRLRTIANRLIKHAPLFRPDAAQWQWEVNLIKSPELNANCGPGGKIIFYSGIIEKLKLTDDEIAAIMGHEMAHALREHSREAMSKAYGVELAKQGAGALLGLGSDSLALADAAVQYGMMLPNSRGNENEADLIGLELAARGGYNPNAAVSLWQKMAAASEGAPPEFMSTHPSSSSRIASLQAAIPKVMPLYEQAR
- a CDS encoding methyl-accepting chemotaxis protein, which gives rise to MTATAQDVARNATHAAEAANHADRAANQGKQTVQHTADAIAALAQEIGRAVTVVQTLAQDSENINAILVAIRGIAEQTNLLALNAAIEAARAGEQGRGFAVVADEVRNLAQKTQKATEEIQTMIQQLQQGTRDVVTVMEDSQSKTEISVQQASQAAEALESITQAVSVINDMNTQIASAAEEQSAVAEDINRNVTNIGQVANEVAGGGGVTKPARPAPN